Sequence from the Rutidosis leptorrhynchoides isolate AG116_Rl617_1_P2 chromosome 3, CSIRO_AGI_Rlap_v1, whole genome shotgun sequence genome:
atgcaagtcataaatattttcccctacaacttgattttggtcgagagccaaatatttcccattagAACATTTGTTTGTGCAGTAtatgttctagttgcacaaccacaacgcactaaaatgggtcctcaaatgaggacggagatatatatatatattgaatatgaaatatcttcaattataagatatattgaacccatgacgggtgatgtttttacagcacgttttgctgattgtcatttaaaaaaaataaaaaattattccctatattaggggagaaaggaaaaataaaggaaaagatgcttcatgatgtgaacatcaattatcaattaaggtatatagaattcgcacaaaagaatgcgaaatgaaagtttaaaaaataatgcatatgcaagaacttgcaaattaattactttatgcatttaaagatacaaaaagagtgactaaatcatatataatagcaggaaatgctccagctcgaattaaaattccaaaagcaggcaataatgtcactcatgagtttttgccacgtctgaaacgtggaagttcaattggttccaaagataaaaatcctcgaaaaggaaaatcagctgataataaggtaaaagaaagtgttcaagaagaaccacaaatcaatattccttctgcagaggatatcgataaatgtaaatacataaattgcgataaattatgcaatattatgaaccaaaatgaaatgaaaaatcttgatgagatattttcatataatgttacaatgacatcatgaataaagatgatgatctggaaccaaaatctgtcattgaatgtcaaaatagacatgactatatacgagctgaattggaattgctcaataaaagaaaaaATTTCGGataaatcgttatcacttttaaagatgtgaaacgtatgagataaaaaatgaatttttatccgaaaaaaaatgagaaaaatgaagttacaagataaaGCAAGACTTGTAACTCAAaatttctctcaaagaccatgaatggattatgaggaaaacttattctcctgttatggatgcaattacttttagatacttaatcagcctaacagtttctaaaaatttagaaatgcatctcatggatgttattactacttatttaaatgaatcacttgatagcGATATATACATGaatccatgaagggtttaaggtatcagaaacatctaatgcaaaacccaaagaaatgtattctattgaatcacaaagatttttatatgggttgatacaatagtataactgattaagtaattacttgataagaaaaagggtatacaaataatcttatttgaacatgtgttcttattaagaaaacaatgtcttgatatgtgattgtaagttatttatgtcaatgatcataacatcatatgaacaaataaagagatctatgaaatcattcaacttctaaaaaaaaataaatgaaagatcttgaaaaaaaaaaaaaatcaagtattgccttggattgcaaattgagcatatgcctaatggtttacttgtacatcaaacaaactataccgaaaagatttGAAAGCATTTTTAAATATAAAACCATTGGTTtatatatcactcaatattgacattgatccatttcatccccgtgaagatcatgaagatctttacggatcagaagttccatatcttagtgcaattaggattattatgtattttacaaattgtacaagacctgacatttcttttgcagttaatttgttgacatgATTCAGCTCAACCtctacaaaaagacattgaaatgggatcaaacagatatttcgataccttcgaggaactactgatttaaaattattttattctaacgcttcaaaacaagatttggttgattatgtatatacagGTCATTCAGCAAatacacataaagctaaatctcaaactggatatgtattcctaaatggagatactgcaatatcatggcgttctcaaaacaaacaattgttgcaacatcatcaaatcatgctgaagtgattgcattacatgaagctactcgggaatgtttttggttgagatcaatgacacaactcattgctgattcttgtggactagaacgctataaaagaccaacaactatcttcaccaacaactatatatgaagataatgcagcttgcataatacaaatgaaagaagagtatcaaaagtgacagaacaaaatataaatgctgacaaggcgccaaagccatagacggtcttaacggtcataagtttgatggaaaagaatgataTGTTGGTAAGGCTTagaaaagactaaaagggaataggaattgaaataagggtttgagcaaaccatgaaggagactgtagacaaatcacaggggctaaacttgtacataaaagatttagatgatacagtttcagatgaaaacctcagattcttctcatatactcaagatctcgtaaaagacaaccagattaaaatgagatacgttcaatcaacaactctgctaatctttataccaaagcactgtcaaccgctgttttcagaacacacgttcacaatattggcatgaggcaagttcaaaagatgtgacgactcagcgatgtctacttgagggggagtcaactctatactgcacacTTTTTTCCCTtaactaaagtttttatcccactgagtttttctttagcaaggtttttaacgagacagtactagttgcactctaataaaattgtcatccaagggggagtgttatgataccACAAAGTCAAGATAAGGTGGCTATGTGGATGTCAATTTTGTATACAGAACTTACGCATACAGAAGAATAGTTATTTGCACAGTAAACTTTGCATTATAAATAAGACATCCATATTTGCCATTCAAACTTGTACCTAACTTTCATAATATAGAAGGTTTCTTCATCTTATCTTTATTCTTTATTCATAGTAGATACATATATTAAGAAGTCTTTGCTAAGATCAGCTATAAAGGTTGTTATAAACCACTAGAATtataacaatttaaaattaatttatattttTGGTTTTGATTAAGTCGTTTTCGAATAATCTATATTTAACactttttttttaacaaaataggAAGTATCATTGGTTTAAAAAATATTATTGGAAAGAAATAAAAACCCTTGTCACCATCACCGTAAACCATCGTTTAGCCGTCGCCATCCGTCGACAACAAAATTCCACCAACATCTACTATCACCCGATCGCTctcgaaaactcttatattcagGAATTGGTTAACTTTTTATGGAAGTTTTAGGGTTTATGTCGAGTTTTATGCTGAAATTCTAGCCAATGCGGTGAAATTCAGCATCAAATTTTGGAAACTGCTTGAGTGTCAGGTATTGCATTTCATGTGTGCTGAATTATTTTAGTTGAATAAATGATTATCAtgtttataatgatgatgatattagggTTTGTTCTAAGATAATAATCAAAAGCTGAGTTAATATAGGGTTTATGACATAATATGTACCCAATTAAACAATATCTTATTATTTCGGGTAGTTTTAACTTTATTTTATCACCTATCAAAGGCATCTAAGTCATTTTTACCAGTGACATTTTTTTCTATTCAAAATTTTAAGCTAGTTATGTTAAAAAATAGGTActgtatatgtatttttatattttttgtttgGCCATTTAAAATCTACTAGCTGCTTCTGCTTTTACTGAATACCTGAGTGAGTGGCCAATTGAAAAATTCAAAATAGTTATATGATTATAAGAtaatttatgtttttaataaaaTGGCATGGATGAGCGAAATAAACGGTCATTAGGGGTTGGTCGTAGTCGTACTACTACGATTATGCATTATAAACAGTCATTAGTTTTAACCAATTTACTCTTGAATGGGCTAATCTAGGTTGGGTTCTATGACTTTTATCTCAAACAGATCAACTCGAAACAAGTAGCTAAAAACGAAACAGGTTGAACGTTTTGGTAGTGATCAAGTTGACCCACATTCGGGTCTTACATATTTTTCTTCTAAAACAACACTTAAACTTGCCCGACGTGTCTCAACCCAAACCCATCTAAACAAAACCCACATTTGCTAGCCATATTCAGTCAAGGATGCAAAAATCGCTACTCAGGGGAGTACTCGTtcgggactttttagggagtacttgatgttgaccaagtttgactttgactgttTGACCAAGTTTTAACTGATTTTCAGAGTAATCACGATTTTGGCTGAGTTTGACCAAATTTTGACTGATATTCCGAGTAATCCCGAGTAATCCTGAGTTTGACCGAATTTTGACTGAGTTTGACCGAATTTTTCAGTTTGATCAAGTACTCGCAGGGTTGCAAGACGAGTAATCGAAGTAATTCCGAGTTCTACAACACTAATACTGTCTCATTCGCACATATTGTCACCtctaatatatatttttctttcgcaAGTATTCCATCCGtttaaaaaatactaataataattaataatgttaaaaTATGGTAATATGGTATTGGATGCAGTTAAAACATTAAATTTGTTATCGCAATGAAAATCGACCCTCCCCATGAAACTAGCGATGGAAGCACCACCGAATCGGAGAAAAGCGAGATTTACACGGTGTCTTGTCATGATTCAGGTGACGGTTTGCCGTATGCGCCGGAAGATTTTCCAAATTCGGGTGATATATGGGGTTGGAAAGTCGGAAAAAGAATCGGTATAAAAGGTTACTTTAGGGATAGGTATCTTTATTTACCTACTCGTTTTTATGAAGAACTGAAATCAACACGTCCTACTTGTATACCTAGCAAGGGTTTCGCCAGTAAGTCGTCGGTTGAGCGGTTTTTGTTGGAAGTGTTTCCCGGGATGAATACCAACGCCTTTTTCGCCTCGTTCAACTGGAATATTCCTGGAAAAATTAAAGGTAATTTTGTTGACTCACATGACAAATACTATGGCCTCGTTTTATTTTTCTCATTAAATTATGCTGTCTGAATTTATAAGATGTCTGTAGGGAATATGGAATAAGTAGCAGATACATAATTATTGTTTGTTTTAGGTGCTGAATAATTGTTTGAATAATTAAAATCACTATGTGAGATAGTTGTAAAATCAGTTATAACAAATTCTAAAAAAGTTACCAGAATGTAATTACACACTTatttggtgttttttttttttttttttttttttttaagacacGTCTTATTTAACAAGTTAAAAACAAACACATCTCTTCTCTATTACTCTCCATATATTAAGCTCATTAAGTCCAAATCAAGTATGACCTATATCTATTAACTTGTAGAGTCTTTTGGTATTATAATTTCTAATCAAGCTTAAATAATAAGTGGATGTTGCACATGTGATTACTGTTGATTAGTTGGCTCCAGAGACATTCACTATAAAACATTCAAGCTAGGTTTGTAAGTTATAACTATGGGTTATGGAACGCTAATGATGGTTTAGTTAGTCTAGTTAGTGAAAAGATAAACATAATATAACTTGGAAGATATTGATACCCACAAATATGATCTACTTCAAAATTGTTATAATCATAACCGTTCATATAATATTGACAGTTGTTAGGTTTCAAAGCTATATGCTTTTCTAGTTATTAAACATGCTATATCAAGTGTATCATCTAGTGCATATGGTACACTAATATAAGTTACATAGTCATAAAATAAACTTAGCTTGTTTTATATTTTGGCTTGTCTGCGGATCTTGGTTTTGGTACTTAAACTATGGCTACAATCCTCATTTTTAAATGCACTAtcagaaacatataagttattaactaTTTGTTCTCATTTATCAATTTCTCAGATCAAAACTACCCAGGAAACACAGAATTTTCTTCCGATTGCAGTCCAAAATTTGACCCTGCAGGCTGCAAAGCTGGAAATATAAACTGTTCCAGCTTACAAGAAACAAAACATTCAAACATAATGCCATGCGATATATGTTGCATCGAGCCACTTTTTTGCCATGATTGTTGCTGTATACTTTGTTCTAAAACAGTCAATTCATTAAATGGTGATCAAAGTTTTATTAGATGTGAAGCAACGGTTAAAGATGGTTTAATTTGTGGACACATTTGTCACGTTAAATGTGGCCTTCGATCTTACATGGCTGGGACTGTAGGTGGAACGATTGGTTTGGATGTTGAATATTACTGTAGACGGTGTGATTCAAGAACTGATTTGATTCCATATGTCACGAATCTTTTTAGGAGCTGTGAGCAAATTGGTTATGGTGAAAAAATTATGAAAGTACTTAATCTTTGTGTTATTATTTTGCGTGGATCGAATAGACCAAATGCAAAGGCTTTGTTGCATCGTGTTCAATCTGCGGTAAAAAAGGTATACTGCTACTTTGGTTGACTGGGTTGTTATTACAACGTGCTAAATGGGTCAAACAGGTCAAATTCTAATCTAATATACAAAATTGACCCGACCAAATACAAAGACTTTGTTGTATCATGTTCAATTTGCAGAAACAAAGGTATACTGCTACGTTGGTTGACTGGGTTGTCTGTACAACGTGTTAAATGGGTCAAATTCTAATCTAATATACAAAATTGACTAGACCAAATACAAAGGCTTTGTTGTATCATGTTCAATTTGCAGTAACAAAGGTATACTGCTACTTTGATTGACTGGGTTGTCTGTACAGCGtgttaaatgggtcaaatgggttaaaATTTAATCTAATAAACAAAATTGAACAGACCAAGTGCAAAGACTTTGTTGGATCATGTTCAATCTGCAGTAACAAAGGTATACTGCTATTTTGGTTGAACGGGTTGTATGTAAAATGTGTTAAacgagtcaaacgggtcaaaattcaATTTAATAAACAAAACTGGAAAAGTGTGGATACGTCGAATCGCCTATTTGGTTTGCTAAAAGCTATGTGTTTTGACCTACTAGCCAAGTTTGTTGGCCAATTATCTTTAAATCTAAGGAAGATGGTCCGAAAATCATTTATTTGGATTGAAAATGATTTTGCTATTAACTAATACGTTTCTTGTTTTTCAGCTGAAGGATGGGCATTCTCATGAAGATATATGGAAACGGGAAGATACATCCGCTGTTACCACAGGTACCTTGTATGTGCTCTGCTTAACATCAAACCACAACCTTActcattttgaccaagtttgactttgactgagTTTTGAACaattttgaccgagtttgactgatTTTCCAAATAATCCCGAGTTTTGGCCGATATTCAAAGTAAGGCCGAGTTTGACCAAGGTTGTAAAAACCGAGTACTCGCCGAGTAATTTCGACTTCTGAGTTGCTCATTAGCCTTGTTGTTTAAGGAATTGATACTGACTAGCAGCATACTATATTAGGCAAATATTCTAGTTCTTTGACTTGTTTAGGCTCATGTTTATGTTTCTTATAAAAAGCTAGTGATGAAATCATGAAATTCAATCGAGCCATAGATGGAATCAATGTGTTTACTACGGTTCAACCTTACTCATTTTGATGCATTACCCTTAGTCTACTTAATGAGCATCTCATAATACGTTCTGCACTTAATCTTGTTATTCAATTGGCAACAGGAGAAGTTTCTCAGTGTGAAACCGACACTTTAGATGTTTCATGCGTTAAGGAGCCTTCACAACATCAAATATCATTTCCAAATTTTGATAATCGTTTAGAATCAATAGAACTTGAACTGATGATTGGTAAGACTTTAGCCTCACTCAAGAAATCTCAAGAAACCGAATATAGGATTGCTGAAGACATTCTCACAACTCAAAAGAACTATCTTCTAGATCTGTATGAAGAACTCGACAAAGAGAAAAAAATACTTGCAAAATGCTCCCCGCCAGCCGACCCATCACTGGTACGTGTGGTTTTCACGAGAATGTGTCAAATTAAAAGTGAGTTTGATAAGATTACTACAATGCAAGAAGTTGGTAAAGGATTTGGTAAAACTTCTAAAAATATATTGAAAGAGCATTTTGGTGTGCAGGCAGCGGATAATTGAGAGACAATATTTTGAGGTTTGAAGTCTGTAAAGTAATGTAGGGTTTGTATTTGAATCTTACAACTTGAGATTGTGTATGTGAACCTGTTCGTTGTAGTTTGCTCGAGTGTGAGCAATGGATGTGTTGTTATAGCTATACATTGTTTGAAGTCTAGTTTTACATGTTTTCGCCGTGACATCAAGTTCTGATTTGAATGAATAGTGATATGATTTGGAGACAGCATAGAAGTTTTGATTTTAAAATTGGTTTCAATCACATAAATAATCACTTGGTAGAATACACAAATGCTTAAATCGTAAATATTGAGCTATTTAAACAAATTATGACCCGTTTCCATTAAATTTGGTTCTTTTGACTTACTCACCAATGAGGGTCTCAAATTTCCATGCACAATTCGATGTGGGACAGATTGTTACAAACTGACCGGTCTAAAAAATAGTCAATGATCATTGACATTGTGCTCATCACACCCCGTGAGGATAGTCCAGAAGATGCATGAGTCGAGTGCCCATCACACCACGAGAGGTTATGGTTTTGATACCAATTGATACCGACCCTCATAACGGCACCAAGAGATCCACGGGCCGTTTGCCCGTCACACCTCGAGTGAGTATCGCCCCTCAAAAGCTAAAACAGTGATTAACCAAATATCTTCAGGTTTACAACTAAAACAATAGTGAAAGATATTAACTAGTCACTACTTTAAGCTTATAAGGGTCTCAAACTTTCATGCACGATCCGATGTGGGACGGGTTGCTACACCATGAGATCCGTTCATAGATATTTGAAATAATTTGACAAGTTGAAACTCAAATGTTAAACAAAGAGAATATAAAAATACTTACAGGATTTGGCTTGCGTTCTAGGCTAATTTTGTCATCATGGTCATATGATTAATTGTTATATATTCTTCGGGGATGGGCTGCACTTTCGACGAACTTATTTATAAAATGCTATCTTGATATACGTGCTTGCAAATACAAAGAGATTCCAACCTTGATACCTTTAACCACAATGGAAATTTCTTCAAATTGCATTTGAACAATTGTCTGCATCACTTCGTACATGTGAGGGTCAATGTAAGACGGGACTCGAGAGGCAAAAGTCAAGGTTAGTAGGATCAAAACTAAAAGAGTAAAATTGTTATTCCCAATGTGGGAAACTCAATGCCATATTGAACGCTTTTACGTTCCAATTGTAGTGCGAACCATCAAGCAGAAAATTTATTGATTTTGAATTACGATCATATTCAAAACCCAAAAGAATTCGCGAATGCGGTCTGGATATACGAGAAGATGGTCTGATATACTACGTAACACAATTGAGAGACAACTCTTAAAAATACTCTACTCTCGACATTGTAAGGTGGTGTCAACTGTTCTAACataattagggatggcaatggatcggatatggatcgggtgatgccgtatccatatccatatccatttagtttcagatcatccgttcatatccatatccaatggattaagcgggttaatggatattcaATATATATTAAAGAATGTTATAGTATTTTTTGATATGCGATTAAAACATAAACGTAGTATAGCAAAAATAGATATTAAATGACATTAAAAATTCTATCCAtaaaaatgtgtaatctttgtcaAAGATATAACGAAATTTTCTAAACTTATTATAAAacattgattataaaaaattaaatatgaaatttgtaagtttattttgttagatatacatgttttattgtaatatattatagttatttcattatagggTTGAAAACAAAATGTAAATCTAAGGGTAAATGATCTTGTATACGTATTTCGGgtgttaatggatatatccatggatgaaacttttcatccatgtccatatccatatccatttaggttcatccatatccgtatccatatccatttaggttcatccatatccatcacgaagcgggtggatcgggtggccattgccatccctaaacaTGACGGTAACTTTTTATGATTCCCCTGTGGTAATGATTGAATGGCATAGGAATATCAATCTAGCCGACTTTAGATGAAACTAATTGAGATAGAAACAAtatgggattatcaccaaaatacccttttttttttaagcttgttgactgacagccctaaaaaaaaaagtttgacaatttgccctcccaaggcgcaagacaccttgcgtctttgcgaccttgcgtctttgcgatcTTGCGACCATGCGACCTTGCGTTACTGACAAACGCAACAAAgagacttgcgtccttgcgtattgcgtcttgcgtcttgcgacttgcgcctttgcgtcttgcgtcttatcccgataagattttcatgatttcgtggataagattttgtacgaattttgtactattacggataactttttcaattcatataaggTATTACCAGCTCTATTTTCACTTCATTTCCACCATTTCAACATAAATCATATAATTTCAAGCGTCATTAAGGTAACTTTCTTTGTTTTAAATAATGAGTTTTAGTGATAATGAAACCTTTGTTATTCATATATGTTGTGGTGGttcttttcaatttattaataacttacctatgtatttgcctctagattgttttagaacacgattaaaactcccagttgctccccaaaaactaattactcgaagaatattgttaaaaaatgttcttagaaaaattaatttgccacctaatgctcctgtttcaatgagatatgttgtcgataatcttgtttttgatattactgatgattatgaagactttcgtgattttctacaacatgcaatatcaaatgctcctattaatatttacattgtcgacaaagttacaatgcattaactcccagaaaacttacagtcagtgcaaatcctaccaatacacaatgtccatcaaaacctaccaacacacgatgtccaacaaaacctaccaacaaacgaggagagcacaaaccttcagacacccaatttggaagaagcacgacctgaagtaccacctccaaacacagaagagtttgatttcttcaactatggagttgagaacgtatgtaaaattaaaaaaaacagatcacccttttgaatcagttgtcgcgtctagtgcttcggaggaagaaaatgacagagaagatcaagatgaagatgaaaatgaagaagaggaagaaaaaaaggatgtattctggaatatgccacttttattgagtgagcatgaccaagagctgaatctacgagccaaataacaaccagttatagagtatccgatttgattaaagttcgacaaacttttttaaacaaggatgattttgtaaaccatctatacacaaaatgtcttgaagaaaacttccaaattaagcctgtaaagtctgacaaatctcgattcactgctaaatgcatgttgccaaattgtgagtggaaatgtagtgcatacaaaatacgccacactgacaacttcatcgtaaagaaattgcatgacgtacacacatgctcacatACCCAAATTATGGGAAATAATAAACATGCTTCCAAAAAGGTGTTAGGAAGTATTCTGATGGAATCGTTCAAAGCTGCAAATCGGGACTATAatccaaaagatatacgtgatgatgttggcaaccgttttcgggtgagcatttcttacaatcaagcatggagagccaagtgtcatgcaatagagatgcttcgtggcagtatggatgactcgttccgaatgcttcccatttatcttcataacattaagattcataacccaggaagcatgacaaatgtggtgactgacaatgaaaatagattcgtgatgtgttatgtgacgacccggaaatttccgaccaaatttaaactttaatctttatattattctgacacgataagcaaagtttgttaagttaaatctcaagaattttaaactgtgttcatacattcattataacctcgaccaaattccgacgattcacgaaccgttatatataaatagatatgtatatgtatatatatattataacttgagaatattaataaagtattaaacgtataatactttacacgaatgtatttgtttcaatatgattttcgacgaaattaaaaaaaaaatattaaatgattgaattatcagaaatattgaattatgattacaagtctctgttgagaggtccactatgatttgagaaaatctattcctcttaacgatattcagaataatttgtaaagctatttataaataaaaacaaaaagtgtcatttacgaaagttagacaaaagttagtggagaattggttttcataatattctattaatctattttcaaacgtaaaaagacgttttcagtttaaaaagaactttattattaaaacgtatataacttttataaatatctagaatcacttttgacaactcattacttaaccagtataataaatataa
This genomic interval carries:
- the LOC139898210 gene encoding uncharacterized protein, producing MKIDPPHETSDGSTTESEKSEIYTVSCHDSGDGLPYAPEDFPNSGDIWGWKVGKRIGIKGYFRDRYLYLPTRFYEELKSTRPTCIPSKGFASKSSVERFLLEVFPGMNTNAFFASFNWNIPGKIKDQNYPGNTEFSSDCSPKFDPAGCKAGNINCSSLQETKHSNIMPCDICCIEPLFCHDCCCILCSKTVNSLNGDQSFIRCEATVKDGLICGHICHVKCGLRSYMAGTVGGTIGLDVEYYCRRCDSRTDLIPYVTNLFRSCEQIGYGEKIMKVLNLCVIILRGSNRPNAKALLHRVQSAVKKLKDGHSHEDIWKREDTSAVTTGEVSQCETDTLDVSCVKEPSQHQISFPNFDNRLESIELELMIGKTLASLKKSQETEYRIAEDILTTQKNYLLDLYEELDKEKKILAKCSPPADPSLVRVVFTRMCQIKSEFDKITTMQEVGKGFGKTSKNILKEHFGVQAADN